In Leptolyngbya sp. O-77, the genomic window GAGTTGTCGCACAAGGGTGATGAGAAAACAATTTAAGATCGCCCAATTGACTGGAGCGTTACCACCGGGACGAGCCGTATCTTCTTGAAAGGTCGTATCTCTAACCCAGTGTAAGCGGTTCTCAATGCTCCAATGTTGCTGAATGTGAGGCAGAAACTCGGCTGCCTCTAACGCTAAATCACTGATGTAACCGACCAGAAGTGTTGAAAGTTAGGTTAAGCAAAGAAAAAATGGGGGCAAAATGCAGTATTCTGTCCCCGGATAAAGAAAAAAATAACGTCTAATGATAGCCACGTTTCCTAAAATTGTCAAATCCATATTGCAGCAACTCTGCGCGCATGACTATCCCGTGTTGAACTCACGCTTATTTTTTGAAATCTGGTTAACCTTCGTTTTAGACGGCTCTTCCGGATCCGGGGTGAAAATCGTATAATATGATACTTTAAGTCAGGGGTTGCGCCAATGGACATACATCTTGATAGATTGCTTAGCTTCCCTCACGTTACGGTTGAAAGTTGCATTCAAAAAACAATGAAGTGTACTTAAAGTTGCGCTTGCTCAATCAAGAATCTAGCTGTCCACACTGTAAGAAATCAAGTTCGGAGTTGCATCAAAACCGTCCGATTTTGATTCGAGACCTATCGATTTTTGGTCAAGTCACTTATTTGAAAATTCCTCGTCGTCAGTTTTATTGTCGTGATTGTCAACGTTATTTTACTGAGTCATTGACATTTATGGATGCAGGACGGCAGTACACTCGACGCACAAGTGTTGAATCTTAAGATTTTGGCGGGTAGTGCCAAGTTGTGCGTTGGTGCTGGTGATACCGAATTGGTCTGACTATTGACCCCATTCTCATTAACAGAAGCTCAAACTCGCCAAAAATCTCCAGGTTTGTAAAGTTGTGTATCGAGATTCAACACTTCTGCACTCGACGCTATGAGGAGCATATTTACCAGCAAGTACAACTGTCAAGTATGGAGCAAGTGGGTCGCGTAGAAGGGTTAAGCTTTGAGCGCATTG contains:
- a CDS encoding transposase family protein; this translates as MYLKLRLLNQESSCPHCKKSSSELHQNRPILIRDLSIFGQVTYLKIPRRQFYCRDCQRYFTESLTFMDAGRQYTRRTSVES